The genomic stretch CACAGGTGCTGACCCGCCAGCTCGGGGCGGCGAAGTTTCAGCGCTATATCGACCGGTTCGGCTATGGCAATCGCGACCTCACCGGCACGCCGGGCAAGGGCGACGGGTTGACCCAGGCCTGGCTGATGAACAGCCTGACGATTTCGCCCGACGAGCAGGTCGCGTTCCTGCGTCGGATGCTCGCGCACAAGCTGGTGTCGCCGCGGGCGCACGCGCTGACCGAGCAGATCATGCCCGTGTTCGAGGGCGCAGGCGGCTGGACGGTGCATGGCAAGACCGGCAGCGGTCGGCTGCTTCATGGCCTCAATCCCGCGAGCACCACGACCACGATGGGCTGGTTCGTCGGCTGGGCCGACAAGGGCGCGCGGCGGGTGGTGTTCGCCCGGTTCGGCGCGGGCGAAGGCATGCCCGCCGATGGTGCCGGGGGCCCTGCGATGCGCAAGGCGATGCTCGCGGAGATCGGCGCGCTGGCGGGGTAGCGCGCTACTTCTTCAGCACGTCCAGCGCCGCCGCGGTCATCGCCTCGGTCGCGGTGGCGATCACCGCCTCGGCATCGGGTGCCCAATAGGCGCTGTGGAGCGAGGGCAGGGCGGCCTTGCCCGCCTGTGCCGCGTCCCATTTCGCCTTGGGCACGCCGCCGACCCAGAAGATCATGCTCTGGATCGACTTGCCGGCGAGGTAGTATCGGCTGAAATCCTCGCCGCCCATCACGGCGGGGGTTTCGACCACCCGCTCCTTGCCGAAGCGCGCGGTCCACAGCGCGTGCAACTGCCCGGTCAGCGGCTCGGTGTTGAAGGTCGAGGGCGTAAACTCGTCCTTGACCGTCACTACCGGCATCCGGTCGTCGGGCATACCGGCGGCGATCGCCTCGCCCTTTGCGATGCGGGCGATGCCGTCGAGCAGCTTCTGGCGCACTTCGGGAGTATAGCTGCGCACGGTGAGCAGCATGGTGACTTCGCTGCCGATGATGTTGTGCTTCGATCCGCCCTGGATGCTGCCGACAGTGACGACCGCGGGCTCCTGCGGATCGGTTTCGCGGCTGACCAGCGTCTGGAGCGCGCCGACGATCCGCGCGGCGAGGACGATCGGGTCCTTGGTCGTGTGCGGATAGGCGCCGTGCCCGCCGACGCCCTTCACCACCACATCGACCGAATCGACATTGGCGAGCGCATAGCCGGAACGCACCCCGATCTGCCCGGCGGGAAGGCTGGCGGCGTCGTGGAAGGCGAGCGCGACCTGCGGCTTGGGGAAGCGGGTGAACAGCCCGTCCTCCAGCATCATCCGCGCGCCCATGCCGCGTTCCTCGGCGGGCTGGGCGATCATCACCAGCGTGCCCTTCCACTGGCCCTTCATCGCCGCGAGGTTGCGCAGCGTGCCGATCCAGCTCGCCATGTGCGTGTCATGGCCACAGGCGTGCATCACCCCGGTTTCCTGGCCCTCGTCGGTGGTCGCGCGCACCTTCGACGCGAAGGGCAGGCCGGTGTCCTCGATCACCGGCAGCCCGTCCATGTCGGCGCGGATCAGCAGCACCGGACCCGAGCCGTTGCGCAGCACCGCGACGACGCCGGTGCCGCCGACCTTCTCGGTCACCTCATACCCCGCCTTACGCGCCTCTACCGCCAGCTTGGCCGCGGTCTTGACCTCGTGCAGGCTCAGCTCGGGGTTGGCGTGGAAATCGCGATAGAAATCCATGAGTTCGGGCATCGCCCGCGCGGTGGCGTCATGGACCGGATCGGCGAGGGCGGGGGTAGAGGCGAGCGTCATGGCGAAGGCTGCCGTAAGGAGGGTGCGCATCGCCAAAGGCTAGCACCGCCGGGGCGGCGCGCAAGGGCCCAAGCGCCGCTAGGGCGCGGGGACCAGCTCCACCACGTCGAGGATCGATTCGAAGCGCGGGCGCGGCAGCACCAGCCGCCAGCGCTTGGGCGCTATCCGCTCGATATAGCCCACCATGTCGCGCTTCGAATCGAGCCCGTAGCGCAGCGGCGACGTCTCGTCGCCAAGCACCATCGTCCCGAGGAAGATCGCACGGGCATTGCTGTCCGCGAAGATCAGCCCGGTGGGGCGCTGGGTCCCGCCCAGCTTGTTCAGGCTCTTGACCTCGCCTTCGTCGGCGATGCGGCAATCGAACGCCGGAAAAGCCGCGAAATCGCGCGTCGCGGTCCCGTTCTCGCCCAGCTTGAACATGCGGCAGCGATAGGCGCCCGCAGGCGGCATCGCGTCGCCCAGCGCGCGGTCGGGATCGAACAACAGCGGATCGCGGGCGATCGCGCCGCCATCGGCCTTTTGCGCGAGCGGGAGCGCGGCGTCCCAGGTCTTGCGCCAGTTGCGGATGCGGCTGCGGTCCGAATCGGTGGCGATCGTCTGCCAGTTCGCGCCGGCGGGAAGGCGCGACGACGTCGCCTCGCGATAGACGGAGCAGCCGGTCAGCACGGGGGCCAGCGCGGCGGCAACGGGCAGCATCCACTTCATCGTCGCGACATCCTTCACGGGGTTCAGGCGGCGGTCCAGCCGCCATCCATCGAATAATTGGCGCCCGTGATCTGCGCCGCTTCGTCGCGGCAGAGGAACAGCGCCAGCGCCGCGACCTGTTCGGGCTGGACGAACTCCTTGGTCGGCTGGGCGTCGAGCAGCACGTCGTTGATCACCTGCTCGCGGGTCAGCCCGCGCGTCTTCATCGTGTCGGGGATCTGGTTCTCCACCAGCGGCGTCCAGACATAGCCCGGCGAGATGCAGTTGACGGTGATCCCATGCGTCGCGACTTCGAGCGCGGCGGTCTTGGTGAGCCCGGCCAGGCCGTGCTTGGCCGTGACATAGGCCGATTTGTTGGGGCTTGCGACCAGGCTGTGCGCCGATGCGGTCGAGATGATCCGCCCCCATTTGCGCGCCTTCATGCCCGGAATTGCGGCGCGCATCAGGTGGAAGGTCGCGCTCAGGTTGATCGCGAGTATCGCGTCCCATTTCTCGATCGGGAATTCGTCGATCGGCGCGACATGCTGGATGCCGGCATTGGCGATGACGATGTCGACGCTGCCCAGCTCGGCCTCGGCGCGCGCGACCATCGCGGCGATCTGCTCGGGCTTGGTCATGTCGGCGGCGTCGTACAGCGCGCTTGCGCCGCTGGTCGCCGCCAGTGCCGCGCGCTCGGTCTTGATCGCCGCCGCGTCGCCAAAGCCGTTGATGACGACGCTAGCGCCTTCCGCCGCCAGCGCCTTGGCATAAGCGAGCCCGATGCCGGAGGTCGATCCGGTGACGATGGCGGTTTTGCCCTTTAGGAACATGGCGATACTCCCGACTTAGCGATGCGTGAGGTCATAGGCGGCGGTTTTGCCGTCGAGGATGTTCTGCGCGACGATCTGGGCATGGGCGATCGTTTCCGCCACAGCGGTGCGCCCCGCCTGCCAATGCTCGCGCATCGATCGCGTTGAAAACTCCAGGTCGCGGCTGCCGCCTTCCCACACATTCGCGCGATAGATGAGCTGGACCAGGCTGACCGCATGTTCCTTGACCAGCGCGCGGACGGCCTGGACATCGGGGTCTTCGGCGACCTCGGGCGGGACCTTGTCGAGCAGGCGGCGCACCGTCTCGCGCGCCTCGCGCAACCGCATGCGCTCGTCGGACACCGCACGCGTACGGCTGGAGTAGCGGATTTCCTTTTCGCGGGCCATCACGTCCATGATCGTGCGCGGCAGCGCCGCCGATGCGGAGAACAGGTCGACCTGGAAGATCAGCGTATCGGCTTGCTGGTTGTCGAGGACATGCGTGAGCGGCGTGTTCGACACCAGCCCGCCGTCCCAATAGAATTTGCCGTCGATCTCGACCGGCGGCAGCCCCGGCGGCAGCGCGCCCGACGCCATGATGTGGCGCGCATCCAGCACTTCGTCGCGCGTGTCGAAATAGCGGAAATTGCCGCTGCCCAGCTCGACCGCGCCCACCGATAGCCGGATCGGGCCATGGTTGAGCAGGTCCCAGTCGATGAGCGAGTCGAGCGTCGCGCGGAGAGGCGCCGTGTCGTAGAAGCTCAGCGCCTCGGGCGTTCCCGGCACCGCGAACTGCGGCGGCACCATCCGCGGGCTGAAAAAGCCCGGCACGCCCTGGAGCGCGACCATCGCCGCGGACCATTCGTGCGAAAATTCGCGTAGCGTGTCGTTCATCGGCAGCGAGAAATCGGGGAGCGCAGCGGTGACGCCATCCCAGAACGAGCGGATCGCGGCGAGTCGCCGTTCGGGCGGATTGCCGGCGAACAGCGCGGCGTTGATCGCGCCGATCGAGATTCCCGCCACCCAATCGATTTCGATATGCGTGGTCGCGAGTTCCTCGATCACCCCCGCCTGGAAGCTCCCCAGCGCGCCGCCACCCTGGAGCACCAGCGCAACGCAATCGGGCAGCGGCAGGCCCGCGGCGCGACGATGTGATCTCGGTTCGGCATCTGCCATGCGCGCCCATGTGGCCCATCGCCGCCCCCGGTTCAACCGACGACTTTTGGGCAGGTGCAACGCTTGGGCGCTTCAGGCATTGTTGCGGGCAGTCAACGAAAAGGGGAGCGCGATGCGGCTCGACGATCTGGATCCTACCCAACATGCCCGCGATCTGGGTTCGGGCGGCGGCGGTGGCGGCGGCTTCGGCCTGCTGGGGCTTCTGCCGCTGCTGCTTGGGCGCGGCATGGGGTGCGGCGGGATCGCGCTGATCGGCATCGTCGCGCTCGTCTATTTCGCGATTGGCGGCGGCGGCGGGATGCTGGGCACCACCGGCGGCAGCGCAGGGAAATCGCCCACCGCCGGACAGAGCGGCGCGTCGGTGTGCCAGGCGACGCCCGAGCGGCTCGAGGCGTGCCGCGTGATGACCAGCACCGAACAGACCTGGGGCCCGATCTTCGAAGCCGCGGGCAAGCGCTACACCCCCGCGACGATCAACTTCTTCACCGGCGGCGCCCAGACCGGCTGCGGCGCGGCGACGTCTGCCGTCGGCCCGTTCTACTGCCCCGGCGACAATGGCGTGTATCTCGACACTGCGTTCTTCGGCGAGCTGGAGCGGCGCTTCGGCGCGAAGGGCGATTTCGCGCGCGATTATGTGATCGCGCATGAAGTGGGCCACCATGTCCAGAACCTGCTCGGCACCTCGGGCGAAGTATCGCGTGCGCAGGCACAGGGCAGCCGTACCGAGGGCAATCGCCTTTCGGTGCTGCTCGAGCTTCAGGCCGATTGCTACGCCGGCGTCTGGGCCGGGCGCAACCGCAACCGGCTGGAGCCCGGCGACATCGAAGAGGGCATGACCGCCGCCAATGCGATCGGCGACGACACCCTCCAGAAGGAAGCGCAGGGCCGGGTGGTGCCCGACAGCTTCACCCACGGCACCTCCGCCCAGCGGATGCAGTGGTTGAAGCGCGGGCTCGACAGCGGCGATCCCGCGCAATGCGATACGTTCGCGGCGGCGTCATAGGGCGGGCTTTATTCGAGACTGAAATCGGACGTCGGGACAGCCCCCGGCGTCCGATTTCGCTTTCAGGCCCGTCGCTTGTCTCCTATCCTCGGCCAAGGGTTCGGGGGGAATCATGTTGAGTTTTCTTGCCGCGCCGGAGAATATCCTCTTCGTCTCCGCGCTGGTGCTGATGCTGTTGATCGGTGCGGTCCAGCTTATCGGCTTCGGGTTCGATACCGATATTGCCGACGGGCCGGATATCGATTCGCCGGACGGCGATCTCGATCTGCTCGCCTGGCTTGGCGTTGGTCGCCTGCCGCTGCTGATGCTGATCGTCGTCTTCCTGACGATCTTTGGTGTGCTCGGGCTGATCGGCCAGCAGCTCAGCCATGACCTGCTGGGCGCTCTGGTATCGCCGTGGATCGCCGCGCCCGCCGCGTTCGCCGCTACGCTGCCGCTCACGGGCCTCGCCGCCGCCGGGTTGGCGCGCATCCTGCCGCGCGATCACACCACCGCGATCGATCTGGAGCTGCTCGCGGGACGCGAGGCGATCGTCGTCACCGGACGCGCAATCCTCGGCTCGCCGGCGCGCGCCCGCGTCCAGGATCACCATGGCCAGGCGCATTATGTGATGGTCGAGCCCGACCGCGCCGGCCCCGCCTTTGAGGAGGGCGAAGCCGTGCTGCTCGTCCGCCGCGAGGGCGATGTCTTTCGTGCAATTTCGCGCGGCGATTTCCGCCTGCCGCGACTGGAGGTCTGAAAATGTCCACCGAACTCGTGACCCAGGGAACGTCGATTATTCCCTATATCGCCATTCCGGGCGCGGCGCTGGTCGCGCTGATCGTGCTCGGCATGATCCTCGCCAAGCTGTATCGCCGCGCGTCGAAGGAAATCGGCTTCGTCCGCACCGGCTTTGGCGGGGAAAAGGTCGTGATCAACGGCGGTGCGCTGGTGTTGCCGGTGTTCCACGAGACGATGCCCGTCAACATGAACACCGTCCGGCTGGCGGTGGAGCGCAAGAATTCGGACGCGCTGATCACGCTCGACCGGCTGCGCATCGACGTGAAGGCCGAATTCTACGTCCGCGTGAAGCCCGACGCCCAGTCGATCGCGACTGCCGCGCAGACTTTGGGCCTGCGCACGATGCACCCCGAGGCGCTGAAGGAACTGGTCGAGGGCAAGTTCGTCGACGCGCTGCGCTCGGTCGCCGCGGGGATGACGATGGCGCAGTTGCACGAGCAGCGCAGCGACTTCGTGCAAAAGGTGCAGCAGGTCTCGTCGGTGGATCTGGCGATGAACGGGCTGGAGCTGGAAAGCGTGTCGCTGACCGGGCTCGACCAGACCTCGATCGAGCATTTCAACGCCAATAACGCGTTCGACGCCGAGGGTCTGACCAAGCTGACCGAGCAGATCCAGTTGCGCAAAAAGGCGCGCAACGACATCGAGCAGGATACCCGCATCCAGATGGAGACCAAGAATCTGGAGGCTGAGCGCCAGTCCTTCCTGATCGGCCGCGACACCGAATTCGCGCGGCTGGAGCAGGAGCGCGAGATCGAGATGAAGCGCGCGGTGCAGGCATCCGAAGTCGCGCGCGAACAGGCGACGCGCACGCGCGAGGCCGATCAGGCGCGGATCGAGGCCAAGAAGCAAGTCGACAGCTCGCAGATCGAGGCCGACCGTGCCGTGAAGGAGGCGCAGATCGCGCAGGCCCAGGCGCTCGAACTCGCCCGCCAGGAGCAGCAGATCGCGGTGCAGAACAAGAGCCGCGAGGAAAGCCAGGCCCGCGCCAAGGCCGACGAGGCGCGTGCCGAGGCCGTGGTCGCCGAGGAGCGCGTCGGCACCGCGCGCGAGGCCGAGGTGGCCGAGCGCCAGAAGCGCATCGAACTGATCGACGCCGCCCGCGAAGCCGAGCGCGCCGCGATCGGGATCAAGGTCCAGGCCGAGGCCGAAAAGGCCGCCGCCGCCGACCGCGCCGAAGCCGCCCGGCTGGGCGCACAGGGCGAGGCCGAGGCCGCCAAGCTCAAGGCCGATGCCGACCGCGTCCGCTTCGAAGTCGAGGCGGCGGGGCAGCGCGCCGTGAACGAGGCGGCGAACCTTCTGTCCTCGGACCAGGTATCGCTGACCACCAAGCTCGCATTGCTCAAGGTGCTTCCCGAAATCATCCGCGAGGCGGCAAAGCCGATGGAGGCGATCGATTCGATCCGCATCGTCCAGGTCGACGGCATCA from Sphingomonas hengshuiensis encodes the following:
- a CDS encoding 3-hydroxybutyrate dehydrogenase, whose amino-acid sequence is MFLKGKTAIVTGSTSGIGLAYAKALAAEGASVVINGFGDAAAIKTERAALAATSGASALYDAADMTKPEQIAAMVARAEAELGSVDIVIANAGIQHVAPIDEFPIEKWDAILAINLSATFHLMRAAIPGMKARKWGRIISTASAHSLVASPNKSAYVTAKHGLAGLTKTAALEVATHGITVNCISPGYVWTPLVENQIPDTMKTRGLTREQVINDVLLDAQPTKEFVQPEQVAALALFLCRDEAAQITGANYSMDGGWTAA
- a CDS encoding patatin-like phospholipase family protein, whose amino-acid sequence is MADAEPRSHRRAAGLPLPDCVALVLQGGGALGSFQAGVIEELATTHIEIDWVAGISIGAINAALFAGNPPERRLAAIRSFWDGVTAALPDFSLPMNDTLREFSHEWSAAMVALQGVPGFFSPRMVPPQFAVPGTPEALSFYDTAPLRATLDSLIDWDLLNHGPIRLSVGAVELGSGNFRYFDTRDEVLDARHIMASGALPPGLPPVEIDGKFYWDGGLVSNTPLTHVLDNQQADTLIFQVDLFSASAALPRTIMDVMAREKEIRYSSRTRAVSDERMRLREARETVRRLLDKVPPEVAEDPDVQAVRALVKEHAVSLVQLIYRANVWEGGSRDLEFSTRSMREHWQAGRTAVAETIAHAQIVAQNILDGKTAAYDLTHR
- a CDS encoding amidohydrolase — encoded protein: MRTLLTAAFAMTLASTPALADPVHDATARAMPELMDFYRDFHANPELSLHEVKTAAKLAVEARKAGYEVTEKVGGTGVVAVLRNGSGPVLLIRADMDGLPVIEDTGLPFASKVRATTDEGQETGVMHACGHDTHMASWIGTLRNLAAMKGQWKGTLVMIAQPAEERGMGARMMLEDGLFTRFPKPQVALAFHDAASLPAGQIGVRSGYALANVDSVDVVVKGVGGHGAYPHTTKDPIVLAARIVGALQTLVSRETDPQEPAVVTVGSIQGGSKHNIIGSEVTMLLTVRSYTPEVRQKLLDGIARIAKGEAIAAGMPDDRMPVVTVKDEFTPSTFNTEPLTGQLHALWTARFGKERVVETPAVMGGEDFSRYYLAGKSIQSMIFWVGGVPKAKWDAAQAGKAALPSLHSAYWAPDAEAVIATATEAMTAAALDVLKK
- the ypfJ gene encoding KPN_02809 family neutral zinc metallopeptidase — its product is MRLDDLDPTQHARDLGSGGGGGGGFGLLGLLPLLLGRGMGCGGIALIGIVALVYFAIGGGGGMLGTTGGSAGKSPTAGQSGASVCQATPERLEACRVMTSTEQTWGPIFEAAGKRYTPATINFFTGGAQTGCGAATSAVGPFYCPGDNGVYLDTAFFGELERRFGAKGDFARDYVIAHEVGHHVQNLLGTSGEVSRAQAQGSRTEGNRLSVLLELQADCYAGVWAGRNRNRLEPGDIEEGMTAANAIGDDTLQKEAQGRVVPDSFTHGTSAQRMQWLKRGLDSGDPAQCDTFAAAS
- the blaOXA gene encoding class D beta-lactamase, which codes for MDRRTFAGTMLLGAGMAATGFPGIGEGMAHPPRLPVRLRATLVVELSSGRALHRSGAAATRFSPCSTFKIPLGLMGFDSGILRGPHDPAWDYDPRVHQASRDIDKQATDPTSWLANSVVWYSQVLTRQLGAAKFQRYIDRFGYGNRDLTGTPGKGDGLTQAWLMNSLTISPDEQVAFLRRMLAHKLVSPRAHALTEQIMPVFEGAGGWTVHGKTGSGRLLHGLNPASTTTTMGWFVGWADKGARRVVFARFGAGEGMPADGAGGPAMRKAMLAEIGALAG
- a CDS encoding flotillin family protein; this translates as MSTELVTQGTSIIPYIAIPGAALVALIVLGMILAKLYRRASKEIGFVRTGFGGEKVVINGGALVLPVFHETMPVNMNTVRLAVERKNSDALITLDRLRIDVKAEFYVRVKPDAQSIATAAQTLGLRTMHPEALKELVEGKFVDALRSVAAGMTMAQLHEQRSDFVQKVQQVSSVDLAMNGLELESVSLTGLDQTSIEHFNANNAFDAEGLTKLTEQIQLRKKARNDIEQDTRIQMETKNLEAERQSFLIGRDTEFARLEQEREIEMKRAVQASEVAREQATRTREADQARIEAKKQVDSSQIEADRAVKEAQIAQAQALELARQEQQIAVQNKSREESQARAKADEARAEAVVAEERVGTAREAEVAERQKRIELIDAAREAERAAIGIKVQAEAEKAAAADRAEAARLGAQGEAEAAKLKADADRVRFEVEAAGQRAVNEAANLLSSDQVSLTTKLALLKVLPEIIREAAKPMEAIDSIRIVQVDGITGNGGAGAGNAGEGEGNLANAAVAAALRYRAQAPVIDGLMKELGFDGQTLDSLVASAAGTGAARPAAAPDGGE
- a CDS encoding DUF4893 domain-containing protein, with the translated sequence MKWMLPVAAALAPVLTGCSVYREATSSRLPAGANWQTIATDSDRSRIRNWRKTWDAALPLAQKADGGAIARDPLLFDPDRALGDAMPPAGAYRCRMFKLGENGTATRDFAAFPAFDCRIADEGEVKSLNKLGGTQRPTGLIFADSNARAIFLGTMVLGDETSPLRYGLDSKRDMVGYIERIAPKRWRLVLPRPRFESILDVVELVPAP
- a CDS encoding YqiJ family protein translates to MLSFLAAPENILFVSALVLMLLIGAVQLIGFGFDTDIADGPDIDSPDGDLDLLAWLGVGRLPLLMLIVVFLTIFGVLGLIGQQLSHDLLGALVSPWIAAPAAFAATLPLTGLAAAGLARILPRDHTTAIDLELLAGREAIVVTGRAILGSPARARVQDHHGQAHYVMVEPDRAGPAFEEGEAVLLVRREGDVFRAISRGDFRLPRLEV